Proteins from one Astatotilapia calliptera chromosome 8, fAstCal1.2, whole genome shotgun sequence genomic window:
- the noxo1b gene encoding NADPH oxidase organizer 1b encodes MADEHRFVFSARIIGGVHRDAPKLKMFMLSVLWSDQNEIIIYRSFQDFKEFHKQLKRRFPNLNPFRKDDRMIPKFTGKARRSSVQKKGSKKSVRRMKFLESYLEKLLKCDQSVTRSIEVTRFFTPKDHDLQPDYTKNSVMMLLSDDQNDESGGGGGRSAHHFHHGGSITNPFVTQTYHCVAAYETKDTKNRPFKVAKDEKLDVLIKDPAGWWLVENEDKRLAWFPAPYLELSEGNDDDDEDELQLRGALYCAVRSYTSKKVDEISVPIGSVVEVLRKSDNGWWLIRFNGRVGYIPTMYLKPYNNPRAGLYGLHNRLHSSSLNLATASRDRQAPYPPSIHEEDDLHQNSAGPSRQMFEPARLHKARSLDVLSDPWPQGEEEREAPASNSHPSIMSQISSDSILSEFSSSSDSSSSLRDEAQSHADHPAATQQPDSSRSSPDPSLLDGVSFNSGSESSGSVKSKGSSNASVVPRVPPRPKTEEILTRCTTMTRKAALATKARLQIQPKSIHSR; translated from the exons ATGGCTGACGAACATCGCTTTGTTTTCAGCGCCCGCATCATTGGAGGTGTTCACAGGGACGCACCGAAACTCAAG ATGTTCATGCTGTCTGTGCTCTGGTCTGACCAGAATGAAATTATTATCTACAGATCATTCCAGGATTTCAAGGAATTTCAT AAACAACTAAAAAGGAGATTTCCTAATCTGAACCCTTTCCGGAAAGACGACAGAATGATCCCAAAGTTCACAG GGAAAGCCAGGAGGAGCAGCGTGCAAAAGAAAGGCTCCAAGAAGTCAGTCCGACGGATGAAGTTCTTGGAAAGCTACCTCGAAAAACTGCTGAAGTGCGACCAAAGCGTGACCAGGAGCATCGAGGTCACCCGCTTCTTCACCCCCAAAGACCATGACCTGCAGCCAGACTACACCAAGAACAG TGTCATGATGCTGCTTTCTGATGATCAGAATGACGAgtcaggtggaggaggaggcagatCTGCCCACCACTTTCACCATGGAGGCAGCATCACTAACCCTTTTGTGACCCAGACATACCACTGCGTGGCTGCCTATGAGACAAAGGACACCAAGAACCGCCCGTTCAAGGTGGCCAAGGACGAGAAGCTGGACGTCCTGATCAAAGACCCTGCAG GCTGGTGGCTTGTGGAGAATGAAGATAAGCGCCTGGCTTGGTTTCCCGCTCCGTATCTGGAGCTGTCGGAAGGCAACGACGACGATGATGAAGATGAGCTTCAACTGAGAG GTGCTCTGTACTGTGCTGTGAGAAGTTACACGTCTAAGAAGGTTGATGAGATCTCCGTGCCCATTGGCTCTGTGGTTGAGGTGCTGAGGAAGTCTGACAACGGCTGGTGGCTCATTAG ATTCAATGGCAGAGTAGGCTACATCCCAACCATGTACCTGAAGCCATACAACAACCCTAGGGCCGGCCTTTATGGGCTGCACAACAGGCTGCATAGCTCCTCTCTGAATCTGGCAACAGCCAGCAGGGATCGCCAGGCTCCCTACCCTCCCAGTATCCACGAAGAAGATGACCTACACCAGAATTCTGCTGGCCCCTCCAGACAAATGTTTGAGCCAGCACGTCTCCACAAGGCTCGATCTCTTGATGTCCTCTCCGATCCCTGGCctcagggagaggaggagagggaagccccagcctcaaacagtcaccCGAGCATCATGAGCCAAATCAGCTCTGATTCCATTCTCTCTGAGTTCTCCTCAAGCAGTGACTCGTCCTCCAGTCTGAGGGATGAGGCGCAGAGCCACGCAGACCACCCTGCAGCCACGCAACAGCCCGACAGCTCGCGCAGCAGCCCCGATCCCAGCCTCTTAGACGGCGTCAGCTTCAACAGCGGCTCAGAGAGTTCTGGGTCTGTCAAGTCCAAAGGCAGCAGCAACGCCTCAGTCGTCCCCAGGGTACCTCCCCGACCCAAAACAGAGGAGATCCTGACCCGCTGCACCACCATGACGCGCAAGGCAGCCCTGGCCACCAAGGCTCGGCTCCAGATTCAGCCCAAGTCCATTCACAGCCGTTAA